The following proteins are encoded in a genomic region of Microtus ochrogaster isolate Prairie Vole_2 chromosome 5, MicOch1.0, whole genome shotgun sequence:
- the LOC101978880 gene encoding olfactory receptor 7G2-like, whose translation MKPGNETSISYFFLLKLTNDATMEPLIFGLFLFTYLVTILGNLLIIFAVSSEAHLQTPMYLFLSKLSFTDICLSTTTVPNMLKNIHTQDQSISYMGCLTQACFVLNFAVLESCVLAAMAYDRYAAICHPLNYTVIMNPKFCGVLILLSLTISIVNSLLQCLMILRVSFCTNLQLPLFFCELAQVIKLACSDTLINYILIYLATFIFGGIPISGIIFSYTRIVSSILRISSMKGRYKAFSTCGSHFVVVSLFYGAAVGVYVTSAITVSPQITTVSYMMYTVLPQMLNPFIYSLRNRDMKKALRKLITKVPCLP comes from the coding sequence ATGAAACCTGGAAACGAAACAAGCATCTCCTACTTTTTTCTATTGAAACTGACAAATGATGCTACAATGGAGCCCCTCATCTTTGGCCTGTTTCTCTTTACATATCTGGTCACAATTCTGGGAAATCTGCTCATCATTTTTGCGGTCAGCTCTGAAGCCCATCTGCAAACACCCATGTACCTCTTTCTCTCCAAACTTTCATTTACTGACATCTGCCTTAGTACAACAACAGTCCCCAATATGCtgaaaaacatccacacacaggaTCAGAGCATCAGTTACATGGGCTGTCTTACTCAGGCctgctttgttttgaattttgctGTATTAGAAAGCTGTGTCCTTGCTGCAATGGCTTATGACCGCTATGCAGCTATTTGTCACCCACTGAACTACACAGTAATTATGAATCCAAAATTCTGTGGTGTGCTAATTCTCTTGTCACTGACCATTAGCATAGTGAACAGTTTATTACAATGTCTGATGATACTGCGGGTCTCATTTTGCACAAACCTTCAACTTCCTCTGTTCTTCTGTGAACTGGCTCAGGTCATTAAGCTAGCCTGTTCTGATACTCTCATCAACTATATTCTGATATATCTTGCAACATTTATATTTGGTGGCATTCCAATCTCTGGAATAATTTTCTCTTATACTCGAATTGTCTCTTCTATTTTGAGAATATCTTCAATGAAAGGAAGGTATAAAGCCTTTTCCACTTgtgggtctcactttgtagttgtGTCATTATTCTATGGGGCAGCAGTGGGAGTTTATGTCACTTCTGCAATTACTGTTTCACCTCAGATCACTACAGTTTCATATATGATGTATACTGTCCTCCCTCAAATGTTGAACCCCTTTATTTATAGCCTAAGGAATAGGGATATGAAGAAAGCCTTAAGGAAACTTATCACAAAGGTACCTTGCCTTCCATGA